One genomic region from Ptychodera flava strain L36383 chromosome 5, AS_Pfla_20210202, whole genome shotgun sequence encodes:
- the LOC139133035 gene encoding BAG family molecular chaperone regulator 2-like: protein MADTDRGKFMRTESMANNTDRLITMLDLIEKRVEALREQAQAMEQEKDTLVSLLQQFNLQVDESSVSTGEREEITITADRLLCRCLTVDISVMTVRNQEQEAALGKTNKMLEELSQKVKNDTNGSKELVESYLNACLTEASGAVDRKFQAAIIECTADDQKKVRKHLREFLNFLESTESKVKDYKLTVE from the exons ATGGCGGATACAGATCGAGGAAAGTTCATGAGAACGGAATCGATGGCAAACAACACCGATCGTTTGATTACAATGTTAGATCTCATCGAAAAACGAGTAGAAGCTCTGAGGGAACAAGCTCAAGCTATGGAACAAGAGAAAGACACACTGGTCAGCCTGTTGCAGCAATTTAATTTACAAGTTGATGAAAGCTCTGTCAGTACAG GTGAGAGAGAGGAAATCACTATCACAGCCGACCGCTTGCTTTGTCGCTGTCTCACCGTGGACATAAGTGTGATGACAGTCAGAAACCAAGAACAGGAGGCAGCTCTTGGCAAGACCAATAAGATGCTAGAGGAGCTGTCACAGAAGGTGAAAAACGACACCAATGGAAGCAAAGAACTTGTGGAATCATACTTGAATGCGTGCCTGACAGAGGCATCAGGAGCTGTGGATAGGAAGTTTCAAGCAGCCATCATTGAGTGTACTGCCGACGATCAAAAGAAAGTGAGAAAGCACCTCAGAGAGTTCCTCAACTTTCTTGAAAGTACTGAAAGTAAAGTTAAGGATTACAAATTGACAGTGGAATGA